The following are from one region of the Streptomyces tuirus genome:
- the gabT gene encoding 4-aminobutyrate--2-oxoglutarate transaminase, with amino-acid sequence MTALPQERRVVTAIPGPKSQELQARRTAAVAQGVGSVLPVFTARAGGGIIEDVDGNRLIDFGSGIAVTSVGASAEAVVRRASAQLADFTHTCFMVTPYEGYVEVAEALAELTPGDHAKKSALFNSGAEAVENAVKIARAYTKRQAVVVFDHGYHGRTNLTMALTAKNMPYKHGFGPFAPEVYRVPVAYGYRWPTGPENAGPEAAAQAIDQISKQVGAENVAAIIIEPVLGEGGFIEPAKGFLPAISQFATDNGIVFVADEIQSGFCRTGQWFACEDEGIVPDLITTAKGIAGGLPLAAVTGRAEIMDAAHAGGLGGTYGGNPVACAGALGSIETMKELDLNAKAKNIEAIMKARLGAMAEKFEIIGDIRGRGAMIAIELVKDRATKEPNPGAAAALAKACHAEGLLVLTCGTYGNVLRFLPPLVIGDDLLNEGLDIIEQAFSRV; translated from the coding sequence ATGACCGCACTTCCGCAGGAGCGCCGCGTCGTCACCGCCATTCCCGGCCCGAAGTCGCAGGAGCTGCAGGCCCGCCGTACCGCCGCGGTCGCGCAGGGCGTGGGGTCCGTGCTGCCCGTGTTCACGGCGCGTGCCGGTGGCGGGATCATCGAGGACGTCGACGGCAACCGGCTGATCGACTTCGGGTCGGGCATCGCCGTGACGTCCGTGGGCGCCTCCGCCGAGGCCGTCGTACGGCGGGCGTCGGCGCAGCTCGCCGACTTCACCCACACCTGTTTCATGGTCACGCCCTACGAGGGCTACGTCGAGGTCGCCGAGGCCCTCGCCGAGCTGACCCCCGGTGACCACGCCAAGAAGAGCGCCCTGTTCAACTCCGGCGCCGAGGCCGTCGAGAACGCCGTGAAGATCGCGCGGGCGTACACCAAGCGGCAGGCCGTCGTGGTGTTCGACCACGGCTACCACGGGCGTACCAACCTGACGATGGCGCTGACCGCGAAGAACATGCCGTACAAGCACGGCTTCGGGCCGTTCGCGCCCGAGGTCTACCGGGTGCCGGTGGCGTACGGCTACCGCTGGCCGACCGGGCCCGAGAACGCCGGCCCCGAGGCCGCCGCGCAGGCCATCGACCAGATCAGCAAGCAGGTCGGCGCAGAGAACGTCGCCGCGATCATCATCGAGCCGGTGCTCGGCGAGGGCGGCTTCATCGAGCCGGCCAAGGGCTTCCTGCCGGCGATCAGCCAGTTCGCGACGGACAACGGCATCGTCTTCGTCGCCGACGAGATCCAGTCGGGCTTCTGCCGTACGGGCCAGTGGTTCGCGTGTGAGGACGAGGGCATCGTCCCGGACCTCATCACGACGGCGAAGGGCATCGCCGGCGGTCTGCCGCTCGCGGCCGTCACCGGTCGCGCCGAGATCATGGACGCCGCGCACGCCGGTGGCCTGGGCGGCACCTACGGCGGCAACCCGGTCGCCTGCGCCGGTGCGCTCGGCTCGATCGAGACGATGAAGGAGCTCGACCTCAACGCCAAGGCGAAGAACATCGAGGCGATCATGAAGGCCCGCCTCGGCGCCATGGCCGAGAAGTTCGAGATCATCGGCGACATCCGGGGCCGCGGCGCGATGATCGCCATCGAGCTGGTCAAGGACCGCGCCACCAAGGAGCCGAACCCGGGGGCGGCCGCCGCGCTCGCCAAGGCGTGCCACGCCGAGGGCCTGCTGGTCCTGACCTGTGGCACCTACGGCAACGTGCTCCGCTTCCTGCCCCCGCTGGTCATCGGGGACGACCTGCTGAACGAGGGACTCGACATCATCGAGCAGGCGTTCTCCCGCGTCTGA